The following are encoded in a window of Pseudomonas sp. St316 genomic DNA:
- the fdhD gene encoding formate dehydrogenase accessory sulfurtransferase FdhD: protein MNDKPPVSPAPAMETSAPAASQSYRYCNLDHSQSDSTALAEEVALAIAYNGISQAVMLVTPTDLEDFIVGFSLGSGIIEDLSDIYDLQLSGTGAAHHAEVTIANRAFWNLKQQRRQLTGTSGCGLCGVEAVEQALPNLKVLPGAALPPAQWLDGLRDRISQFQPLGQYCGAVHAALFMNAQGELLLGREDIGRHNALDKLIGALVRQQIPVAGGVAIVTSRCSLELIQKVLRAGIQTLVSLSSPTGLAVQWARQHNLNLIHLPQKNAPRVYSPAMEKQA, encoded by the coding sequence ATGAACGACAAGCCTCCGGTCAGTCCAGCGCCAGCGATGGAAACATCTGCGCCGGCCGCCAGCCAGAGCTATCGCTACTGCAATCTGGACCACTCCCAATCGGACAGCACTGCGCTGGCCGAGGAAGTGGCGCTGGCGATTGCCTATAACGGCATCAGCCAGGCGGTCATGCTGGTCACCCCCACCGACCTTGAAGACTTCATCGTCGGCTTCAGCCTCGGCAGCGGCATCATTGAAGACCTATCGGACATCTATGACCTGCAACTGAGCGGCACGGGTGCGGCGCACCATGCCGAGGTAACTATCGCCAACCGCGCCTTCTGGAACCTCAAGCAGCAACGCCGGCAATTGACGGGCACCAGTGGCTGCGGCTTGTGCGGCGTGGAAGCAGTGGAACAGGCATTGCCAAACCTCAAGGTGCTGCCCGGCGCAGCGCTGCCACCAGCGCAATGGCTTGATGGCCTGCGTGACCGTATCAGCCAGTTCCAGCCCCTGGGCCAGTATTGCGGCGCAGTCCACGCCGCATTGTTCATGAACGCCCAAGGCGAATTGCTGCTGGGTCGCGAAGACATTGGCCGGCACAACGCCCTCGACAAGCTGATCGGTGCGTTGGTCCGGCAGCAGATCCCGGTGGCCGGCGGCGTGGCGATCGTCACCAGCCGGTGCAGCCTCGAACTGATCCAGAAAGTCCTGCGGGCTGGCATCCAGACCCTCGTCAGCCTGTCGTCGCCCACGGGCCTTGCGGTGCAGTGGGCCCGCCAACACAACCTCAACCTCATCCACCTGCCGCAAAAAAATGCGCCGCGGGTCTACAGCCCTGCGATGGAGAAACAAGCGTGA
- a CDS encoding LysR family transcriptional regulator, giving the protein MDIKQLKFLIALDETRHFGQAAARCHITQPTLSMRLRSLEEELDLPLVNRGQRFEGFTAPGERVLAWARTVLAAYDGLQAEAAACRGNLVGTLRLGVVPLSDFDPLSMMQRLHAEHPNLRFELSSLSSERILEQLANNRIDLGISYLERLDNERFEALPFSHTRMGLLYDQRFFFFGEQPLSWEALIELPLGMLTSGMHFRQSIDHNFHSRGLTPQPLLQTDAVHQLLQAVHGGLCCAVMPLDSGLNVLTEDLRIQPIESAQTLVPLGLIMRRGAPRSALAEACFALYQKSSTTS; this is encoded by the coding sequence ATGGACATCAAGCAGCTGAAATTTCTCATCGCGCTGGACGAAACCCGCCACTTCGGCCAGGCCGCCGCACGCTGCCACATCACCCAGCCGACCCTGTCGATGCGCCTGCGCAGCCTTGAAGAAGAACTCGACCTGCCGCTGGTCAACCGCGGCCAGCGCTTCGAAGGTTTTACCGCGCCGGGGGAACGGGTGCTGGCCTGGGCACGCACGGTGCTGGCGGCCTATGACGGGCTCCAGGCCGAAGCGGCGGCTTGTCGTGGCAACCTGGTGGGTACGCTGCGCCTGGGCGTGGTGCCCTTGTCGGATTTCGACCCGCTGTCGATGATGCAGCGCTTGCACGCCGAGCACCCCAACCTGCGTTTCGAATTATCGTCCCTGAGCTCCGAACGCATCCTTGAACAGTTGGCCAATAACCGTATCGACCTGGGCATTTCCTACCTCGAACGCCTGGACAACGAGCGCTTCGAAGCCCTGCCCTTCAGCCACACCCGCATGGGTCTGCTTTACGACCAACGCTTTTTCTTTTTCGGCGAACAACCGCTGAGCTGGGAAGCCCTGATAGAGCTGCCCCTGGGCATGCTCACCAGCGGCATGCATTTTCGCCAATCCATCGACCACAATTTCCACAGCCGGGGCCTCACACCTCAACCGCTGTTGCAAACCGACGCGGTGCACCAATTGTTACAAGCTGTGCACGGCGGACTGTGTTGCGCAGTAATGCCCTTGGACAGCGGCCTGAATGTGCTGACCGAAGACTTGCGCATCCAGCCCATCGAAAGCGCGCAGACGTTGGTCCCGCTGGGCCTGATCATGCGGCGCGGCGCCCCACGTTCGGCCTTGGCAGAGGCCTGTTTTGCGCTTTATCAGAAATCATCGACGACTTCTTGA
- the lysM gene encoding peptidoglycan-binding protein LysM, with the protein MSIFSFVKEAGEKLIDLLTPGNANASEQLKAHIEKVGLGSPNVQATVEGDKVIVTGEVASQEEKEKILLAVGNIAGVGSVDDQITVTGPVAKEAKFVTVEKGDTLSAISKRVYGDANKYQKIFEANKPMLSHPDKIYPGQVLRIPE; encoded by the coding sequence ATGAGTATCTTTAGCTTTGTGAAGGAGGCCGGTGAAAAGCTGATCGACTTGCTGACCCCCGGCAATGCCAATGCCAGCGAACAACTGAAAGCGCATATTGAAAAGGTCGGCCTGGGTAGTCCGAATGTACAGGCGACCGTCGAGGGCGACAAAGTCATCGTCACCGGTGAAGTGGCAAGCCAGGAAGAGAAGGAAAAAATCCTGCTGGCGGTGGGCAACATCGCCGGTGTCGGCAGTGTTGACGACCAGATCACGGTAACTGGCCCGGTGGCTAAGGAGGCCAAGTTCGTGACCGTCGAGAAAGGTGACACCTTGAGTGCCATTTCCAAGCGTGTCTATGGTGATGCGAATAAGTACCAGAAGATCTTTGAGGCCAACAAGCCGATGTTGTCGCACCCGGACAAGATCTATCCGGGGCAGGTTTTGCGTATCCCTGAGTAA
- the yrfG gene encoding GMP/IMP nucleotidase has translation MALLPWHEIDTVLLDMDGTLLDLHYDNHFWLEHLPQRYAELHGVSRAMAEMELQPLFERNAGQLQWYCLDFWSAELKLPVRELKLETAHLIALRPDADTFLAAIQRAGKRVVMITNAHRDSLSLKLERIELAPYFDRLISSHDYGFPKENPQFWDALQADLNFDPARSLFIDDTLPVLRSARDFGVAHLLAVSEPDSRKGPKDTGEFEALGIIGT, from the coding sequence ATGGCCTTGCTGCCCTGGCATGAGATCGATACGGTTCTGCTGGACATGGACGGCACCCTGCTGGACCTGCATTACGACAACCATTTCTGGCTCGAACACCTGCCCCAGCGCTACGCCGAACTGCATGGCGTGAGCCGGGCGATGGCCGAGATGGAGCTGCAGCCGCTGTTCGAGCGCAACGCCGGTCAGTTGCAATGGTATTGCCTGGATTTCTGGAGCGCAGAGCTGAAACTGCCGGTACGCGAACTGAAGTTGGAAACCGCGCACCTGATCGCCTTGCGCCCGGACGCCGATACCTTCCTGGCGGCGATCCAACGGGCCGGCAAACGCGTGGTGATGATCACCAACGCCCACCGCGATTCGTTGTCCCTGAAGCTGGAACGCATCGAACTGGCTCCCTATTTCGACCGCTTGATCAGTTCCCACGACTACGGCTTTCCCAAGGAAAACCCGCAATTTTGGGACGCGCTGCAAGCCGACTTGAATTTCGACCCGGCCCGCAGCCTGTTCATCGATGACACCTTGCCGGTGCTGCGCAGCGCCCGGGACTTCGGCGTGGCGCATTTGCTGGCCGTGAGCGAGCCGGACAGCCGCAAGGGGCCCAAGGATACGGGGGAGTTCGAGGCGCTGGGGATTATCGGGACTTGA
- the cysQ gene encoding 3'(2'),5'-bisphosphate nucleotidase CysQ, which yields MTFPHPLMAPVVELALQAGEAILPFWRANVQVNHKADESPVTAADMAAHDVIVAGLMALAPDIAILSEEDADIAQSVRAGWHRWWLVDPLDGTKEFISGSEEFTVNIALVEQGRVVFGVVSMPTTGRFYVGGAGLGAWRGDKGGVPLPIAVRDVLAPGEAFTVVASRRHTSPEQERLLEGLSGSLGELQLTSIGSSLKFCLVAEGAADCYPRLAPTSQWDTAAAQGVLEGAGGAVLDLNGEPFCYPPRESLLNSSFLALPAKAPWRAKLLELARP from the coding sequence ATGACTTTCCCTCATCCCTTGATGGCCCCTGTCGTCGAGCTGGCGCTCCAGGCCGGTGAAGCGATCCTGCCGTTCTGGCGCGCCAATGTGCAGGTCAACCACAAGGCCGACGAGTCGCCGGTGACCGCCGCAGACATGGCCGCTCATGATGTGATCGTGGCTGGGCTGATGGCGCTGGCTCCGGATATTGCGATCCTCTCCGAAGAGGACGCCGATATTGCCCAAAGCGTTCGCGCCGGCTGGCATCGCTGGTGGCTGGTAGACCCGTTGGATGGCACCAAGGAATTCATTTCCGGCAGCGAGGAGTTCACCGTCAACATCGCGTTGGTGGAGCAGGGCCGCGTGGTGTTCGGCGTGGTGTCGATGCCGACCACGGGTCGCTTCTATGTGGGCGGCGCAGGGCTGGGTGCCTGGCGTGGCGACAAGGGCGGCGTGCCTTTGCCTATTGCGGTGCGTGACGTATTGGCGCCGGGCGAAGCGTTCACCGTGGTCGCCAGTCGCCGGCACACCAGCCCGGAGCAGGAGCGCCTGCTGGAGGGCTTGAGCGGGAGCCTGGGCGAGCTGCAGCTGACCAGTATCGGCAGTTCGTTGAAGTTTTGCCTGGTGGCCGAAGGCGCGGCGGATTGTTATCCACGGCTGGCGCCGACCTCCCAATGGGACACCGCCGCCGCCCAGGGTGTATTGGAAGGCGCGGGGGGCGCGGTACTGGACCTCAATGGTGAGCCGTTCTGCTATCCGCCGCGGGAGTCATTGCTCAACAGCTCGTTCCTGGCCTTGCCGGCGAAGGCGCCGTGGCGCGCAAAGTTGTTGGAACTCGCCCGCCCTTAA
- a CDS encoding YiiD C-terminal domain-containing protein, with protein sequence MNRDSRYLESILHHDIPLTRDMGLKVLDWQARQLRLSLPLAANVNHKSTMFGGSLYCGAVLGGWGWLHLALREEGIEDGHIVIQEGQISYPLPVTRDATVVCEAPEEKIWKRFLATYRRYGRARLALQTRVMNTGSEDVAVQFEGQYVLHR encoded by the coding sequence ATGAACCGCGACAGTCGTTACCTGGAATCGATCCTGCACCACGACATCCCCTTGACCCGGGACATGGGCCTCAAGGTGCTCGATTGGCAGGCCCGGCAACTGCGCCTGTCCTTGCCGCTTGCAGCCAACGTCAACCACAAGAGCACCATGTTCGGTGGCAGCCTGTATTGCGGCGCGGTGCTCGGCGGCTGGGGCTGGCTGCACCTGGCCCTGCGCGAGGAAGGCATCGAAGACGGGCATATCGTGATTCAGGAAGGGCAAATCAGTTATCCGCTGCCGGTAACCCGCGATGCAACCGTCGTCTGCGAAGCGCCCGAGGAAAAAATCTGGAAACGCTTCCTGGCCACCTACCGGCGTTATGGAAGGGCACGGCTGGCGTTGCAGACGCGGGTGATGAATACCGGCAGCGAGGACGTAGCGGTGCAGTTCGAGGGGCAGTACGTGTTGCACCGCTGA
- a CDS encoding sigma-54 dependent transcriptional regulator, with amino-acid sequence MTIDNRIEVVLIDDDPHLRQALSQTLDLAGLKILPLAEAKGVAGQLPRDWPGVVVSDIRMPGMDGLELLGELHAQDSELPVLLITGHGDVPLAVQAMRAGAYDFLEKPFASDHLLDSVRRALALRRLVLDNRSLRLALSDRHELSARLVGQSTPMLRLREQIGALAATRADVLILGETGAGKEVVARALHDLSGRRNGPFVAINAGALAESVVESELFGHEPGAFTGAQKRRIGKFEFANGGTLFLDEIESMSLDVQVKLLRLLQERVVERLGGNQQIPLDIRVIAATKEDLRQAADQGRFRADLYYRLNVAPLRIPPLRERGEDALMLFQHFADEASARHGLPPHELQPAQRAQLLRHSWPGNVRELQNAAERFALGLELALDNSAPDGSPGAPVEVVSGGLSEQVENFEKTLIAAELARPHSSVRSLAEALGIPRKTLHDKLRKHGLTFGDSSQGSADESD; translated from the coding sequence ATGACCATCGACAACCGGATTGAGGTGGTGCTGATCGACGACGATCCCCATTTGCGTCAGGCCCTGAGCCAGACCCTCGACTTGGCCGGCCTGAAAATCCTGCCCCTGGCCGAAGCCAAGGGTGTGGCCGGGCAACTGCCCCGTGACTGGCCGGGTGTGGTGGTCAGCGATATTCGCATGCCGGGCATGGACGGCCTCGAACTGCTGGGTGAACTCCACGCCCAGGACTCGGAGCTGCCGGTGCTGCTGATCACCGGCCACGGCGATGTGCCGTTGGCCGTGCAGGCGATGCGCGCCGGAGCCTATGACTTCCTGGAAAAGCCTTTCGCCAGCGATCATCTGCTCGACAGCGTACGCCGGGCCCTGGCCTTGCGCCGGCTGGTGCTGGACAACCGCAGCCTGCGCCTGGCCCTGAGCGATCGCCATGAACTCAGCGCCCGACTGGTCGGCCAATCGACCCCCATGTTGCGCCTGCGCGAGCAGATCGGTGCACTGGCTGCCACCCGCGCCGACGTGCTGATCCTCGGTGAAACCGGTGCCGGCAAGGAAGTGGTGGCCCGTGCATTGCACGATCTTTCAGGCCGGCGCAACGGCCCCTTCGTGGCGATCAACGCCGGGGCCCTGGCCGAGTCGGTGGTGGAAAGCGAGCTGTTCGGCCACGAACCCGGCGCTTTTACCGGCGCGCAGAAACGCCGCATCGGCAAATTCGAATTCGCCAACGGCGGTACGCTGTTCCTGGATGAAATCGAAAGCATGAGCCTGGATGTCCAGGTCAAACTGCTGCGCCTGCTGCAGGAGCGCGTGGTGGAGCGACTGGGGGGCAATCAACAGATCCCGCTGGACATCCGCGTGATCGCCGCCACCAAGGAAGACCTGCGCCAGGCCGCCGACCAGGGGCGTTTTCGCGCCGACTTGTATTACCGCCTGAACGTCGCGCCGCTGCGCATACCGCCGTTGCGCGAACGGGGTGAGGATGCGCTGATGCTGTTCCAGCATTTCGCCGACGAAGCCAGCGCTCGCCACGGGCTGCCGCCCCACGAATTGCAGCCGGCGCAACGGGCGCAGCTGCTGCGCCATAGCTGGCCGGGCAATGTGCGGGAACTGCAGAACGCCGCCGAACGATTTGCCCTGGGCCTGGAGCTGGCCCTGGACAACAGCGCGCCCGACGGCAGCCCCGGCGCACCGGTGGAAGTGGTCAGTGGCGGCTTGAGCGAGCAGGTGGAAAACTTCGAGAAAACCCTGATCGCCGCCGAACTGGCCCGCCCCCACAGCTCGGTGCGCAGCCTGGCCGAAGCCTTGGGCATTCCACGCAAGACCTTGCACGACAAGTTACGCAAACACGGGCTGACCTTCGGCGACAGCAGCCAGGGTTCAGCCGATGAGTCCGATTGA
- a CDS encoding ATP-binding protein, whose protein sequence is MNSTLPRRPRWRSLALLALCLAPLLWPLEHLAERYYRSELAGQNRQTLDLYVANLLGTLHRYEVLPQILGDLPALRAVLSAPDDGVTQGNANRLLKNISAQTGAEVMYLMDPSGKTLAASNWDKHDSFVGRNFAFRPYFIEAMAGRLGRFFGLGTTSAKRGYFFAAAVRDREKVIGVLVVKVDLDHTESLWGKTPEQLLVTDHNGVVILTSRQEWRFRATRPLNDDERQAISAVQPYPTRDPKPLNLDANAWLPQTQSIEETGWSVSILAPRTLIDRPVRTVVAIGGAALLVLMLLLGLMMQRRRHYLDRIAFEAKARHQLEGRVAERTSDLEGLNRRLKQEVLEREQAQQELVRAQDDLVQAGKLSALGTMSASISHELNQPLAAIRSYAENAEILLDHQRTEDARGNLKLISELTGRMASIIAHLRAFARRDRHAPESVALQPALDDALALLAKRRRSMEVELIRDLPAATLWVEAGETRLRQVLGNLLANALDALTEKGPPRKLWLSAQATETGVNLYIRDNGPGFCMEALGRAGEPFYTTKTRTQGLGLGLAICDTLMRAFGGELSFANHKEGGALITLKLRAGAPGVSLQPSEDRSV, encoded by the coding sequence ATGAATTCCACCCTTCCCCGCAGACCCCGTTGGCGCAGCCTGGCCTTGCTGGCGCTGTGCCTGGCGCCCTTGCTGTGGCCGTTGGAACACCTGGCCGAACGTTATTACCGCAGCGAACTGGCCGGACAGAACCGCCAGACCCTGGACCTCTACGTCGCCAACCTGTTGGGCACGTTGCACCGTTATGAGGTGCTGCCGCAGATTCTCGGCGACCTGCCGGCCTTGCGTGCCGTCTTGTCGGCCCCGGACGATGGCGTGACCCAAGGCAATGCCAACCGGCTGTTGAAAAACATCAGCGCCCAGACCGGCGCCGAAGTCATGTACCTGATGGACCCTTCCGGCAAGACCCTGGCCGCATCGAACTGGGATAAGCACGACAGTTTCGTCGGACGCAATTTCGCCTTCCGGCCGTACTTTATCGAAGCCATGGCCGGGCGCCTGGGCCGCTTCTTCGGCCTGGGCACGACATCGGCCAAGCGCGGTTACTTCTTTGCCGCCGCCGTGCGCGACCGCGAAAAAGTCATCGGGGTGCTGGTGGTCAAGGTCGACCTGGATCACACCGAAAGCCTGTGGGGCAAGACCCCCGAACAGTTGCTGGTGACCGACCACAACGGCGTGGTCATCCTCACGTCGCGACAGGAATGGCGATTTCGCGCGACCCGGCCCCTCAATGACGACGAGCGCCAAGCCATCAGCGCGGTACAACCTTATCCGACCCGCGATCCCAAGCCGCTGAACCTGGACGCCAATGCCTGGCTGCCCCAGACCCAGTCCATCGAGGAAACCGGCTGGAGCGTAAGCATTCTTGCCCCGCGCACGCTGATCGATCGTCCGGTGCGCACCGTGGTCGCCATCGGAGGTGCGGCGCTGCTGGTCTTGATGTTGTTGCTCGGGTTGATGATGCAGCGCAGGCGCCATTACCTGGATCGGATCGCCTTCGAAGCCAAGGCCCGTCATCAGCTGGAGGGCCGGGTGGCCGAGCGCACCAGTGACCTGGAAGGGCTGAACCGGCGATTGAAACAGGAGGTGCTGGAGCGCGAACAGGCCCAGCAGGAATTGGTCCGCGCTCAGGATGACCTGGTGCAGGCCGGCAAGTTATCAGCCCTGGGCACCATGTCCGCGAGCATCAGCCACGAACTCAACCAGCCGCTGGCAGCGATTCGCAGCTACGCGGAAAACGCCGAGATCTTGCTCGACCACCAACGCACCGAAGACGCCCGGGGCAACCTCAAGCTGATCAGTGAACTGACCGGGCGCATGGCCTCGATCATCGCCCACCTGCGCGCCTTTGCCCGTCGCGACCGCCATGCCCCGGAAAGCGTCGCCCTGCAACCGGCGCTGGACGACGCCCTGGCACTGCTCGCCAAACGCCGGCGCAGCATGGAAGTGGAACTGATCCGTGACTTGCCGGCCGCCACGCTGTGGGTCGAGGCCGGCGAAACCCGCTTGCGCCAGGTACTCGGCAACCTGCTGGCCAACGCCCTCGATGCGCTCACCGAAAAAGGCCCACCGCGCAAACTCTGGCTCAGCGCCCAGGCCACCGAAACCGGCGTCAACCTGTACATCCGCGATAACGGCCCGGGGTTTTGCATGGAAGCCCTGGGCCGCGCCGGCGAGCCCTTCTACACCACTAAGACCCGCACCCAGGGCCTTGGCCTAGGGCTGGCGATCTGCGACACCCTGATGCGCGCCTTTGGCGGCGAACTGTCGTTCGCCAACCACAAGGAAGGCGGCGCCCTGATTACCCTGAAACTGCGCGCTGGCGCCCCCGGGGTGAGCCTGCAACCGTCCGAGGACCGAAGTGTATGA
- the rfbD gene encoding dTDP-4-dehydrorhamnose reductase: MNAPLRILIIGQNGQVSRALQSRLSDLGELIVRGSEQLDLAQPDSLRASVEALKPGLIINAAAHTAVDQAESEPERAFAINATAPGILAQAAVALGVPLIHYSTDYVFDGLKPAPYTEDDTPNPLSVYGRSKLAGENAIRQAGGQHLILRTSWVYSTEGRNFLLTMQRLLQEKPQLRVVADQIGAPTWAGTIADSTAQLIERWQAGQPGAWGTYHLTARGETSWFGFAQAIGENLLERHKPCALLEPIASSAYPTPAPRPPNSRLDCTPLLKEWGVSQPDWRSALQWCLAGQA, from the coding sequence ATGAATGCTCCCTTGCGCATCCTGATCATCGGCCAGAATGGCCAGGTTTCCCGGGCCCTCCAGTCGCGCCTGAGCGACCTGGGCGAGTTGATCGTACGCGGTAGCGAGCAACTCGATCTGGCGCAACCGGACTCCCTGCGCGCGTCCGTCGAAGCCCTCAAGCCCGGCCTGATCATCAATGCCGCCGCCCACACGGCCGTCGATCAGGCCGAAAGTGAACCGGAACGGGCGTTTGCCATCAATGCCACGGCACCGGGCATTCTGGCCCAGGCAGCGGTTGCACTGGGCGTCCCGCTGATTCATTACTCCACCGACTACGTCTTCGATGGCCTCAAGCCCGCCCCCTATACCGAGGACGACACGCCCAACCCACTCAGTGTCTACGGACGCAGCAAACTGGCCGGCGAAAACGCCATCCGCCAGGCTGGCGGCCAGCACCTGATACTGCGCACCAGTTGGGTGTACTCCACCGAGGGCCGCAATTTCCTGTTGACCATGCAACGCCTGTTGCAAGAAAAACCGCAATTGCGGGTGGTTGCCGATCAAATCGGTGCACCGACCTGGGCGGGCACCATTGCCGACAGCACCGCGCAACTGATCGAGCGCTGGCAAGCCGGCCAACCCGGCGCCTGGGGCACCTATCACCTGACAGCCCGGGGCGAGACATCCTGGTTCGGTTTCGCCCAGGCCATCGGCGAAAACCTGCTCGAACGGCACAAGCCGTGCGCACTGCTTGAGCCCATTGCGTCGAGCGCCTATCCGACTCCGGCCCCGCGGCCGCCGAACTCGCGCCTGGACTGCACACCCCTGCTCAAGGAGTGGGGGGTGAGCCAGCCTGACTGGCGAAGCGCGTTGCAGTGGTGCCTCGCCGGACAAGCCTAG
- the rfbC gene encoding dTDP-4-dehydrorhamnose 3,5-epimerase: protein MNVIATRLPDVLVIEPKVFGDDRGFFYESFNARAFAEATGCTLQFVQDNHSRSTRGVLRGLHYQIEQAQGKLVRVTAGEVLDVAVDIRRSSPTFGQWASVRLSAQNHRQMWVPPGFAHGFVVLSESADFLYKTTDYYAPSAERCIRWDDPQLAIDWELEGAPILSAKDQNGKTLHEADLFP from the coding sequence ATGAATGTCATCGCCACTCGCTTGCCAGACGTCCTGGTCATCGAACCGAAAGTCTTTGGCGACGACCGGGGTTTTTTCTACGAAAGCTTCAATGCCCGGGCGTTTGCCGAGGCGACTGGCTGCACCCTGCAGTTCGTCCAGGACAACCATTCACGCTCCACCAGGGGCGTGCTGCGGGGCCTGCATTATCAGATCGAACAGGCCCAGGGAAAACTCGTGCGCGTCACGGCGGGGGAAGTGCTCGATGTCGCGGTGGACATCCGCCGCAGCTCGCCGACCTTCGGCCAATGGGCCAGCGTACGACTGTCGGCGCAGAACCACCGGCAGATGTGGGTCCCGCCAGGTTTCGCCCACGGTTTCGTCGTACTGAGCGAATCAGCGGACTTCCTCTACAAGACCACTGATTACTACGCCCCCTCGGCCGAGCGGTGCATTCGCTGGGACGATCCGCAGTTGGCCATCGATTGGGAGCTCGAAGGCGCGCCGATCCTCTCGGCCAAGGACCAGAACGGCAAGACCTTGCACGAGGCAGACCTGTTCCCATGA
- the rfbA gene encoding glucose-1-phosphate thymidylyltransferase RfbA has product MKGIVLAGGSGTRLHPITLGVSKQLLPVYDKPMIYYPISVLMLAGIKDILVISTPQDLPQYRALLGDGHQFGVQFSYAEQPTPDGLAQAFLIGEQFIGSDSVCLILGDNIFHGQHFGEQLQTAVNRQSGATVFGYWVKDPERFGVIDFDTEGRAMSIEEKPTAPKSSYAVTGLYFYDNDVIKIAKTIKPSKRGELEITDVNNAYLQRGDLHVERFGRGFAWLDTGTHDSLLEASQYVQTIEHRQGLKVACLEEIAYQQGWVSREHVLERAQYFGKTGYGQYLFNIAGETR; this is encoded by the coding sequence ATGAAAGGCATTGTTCTGGCCGGCGGTTCCGGCACACGTCTACACCCGATCACCCTTGGCGTTTCCAAGCAGCTCTTGCCGGTTTATGACAAACCGATGATTTATTACCCGATATCGGTACTGATGCTCGCCGGCATCAAGGACATATTGGTGATTTCCACCCCGCAGGATCTGCCGCAATACCGCGCCCTCTTGGGCGACGGCCATCAGTTTGGCGTGCAGTTCAGCTACGCCGAGCAGCCGACCCCCGATGGCCTGGCCCAGGCGTTCCTGATTGGCGAACAGTTCATTGGCAGCGACTCGGTATGCCTGATCCTGGGCGACAACATTTTCCACGGCCAGCATTTTGGCGAACAACTGCAGACCGCCGTCAACCGGCAGAGTGGCGCGACCGTGTTCGGCTACTGGGTCAAGGACCCCGAGCGTTTTGGCGTGATCGACTTCGATACCGAAGGACGGGCGATGTCCATCGAAGAAAAACCCACAGCGCCCAAATCCAGCTACGCGGTGACCGGCCTGTATTTCTACGACAACGACGTGATCAAGATCGCCAAGACCATCAAGCCATCCAAGCGCGGCGAACTGGAAATCACCGACGTCAACAATGCCTACCTGCAACGCGGCGACCTGCACGTCGAGCGCTTCGGCCGTGGTTTTGCCTGGCTGGACACCGGCACCCACGACAGCCTGCTGGAAGCCTCGCAATACGTGCAGACCATCGAACATCGCCAAGGCCTGAAAGTGGCTTGCCTGGAAGAAATTGCCTACCAGCAAGGCTGGGTCAGCCGCGAGCACGTCCTTGAACGCGCCCAGTATTTTGGCAAGACCGGCTACGGCCAGTACTTGTTCAATATCGCCGGAGAAACACGATGA